Within Dreissena polymorpha isolate Duluth1 chromosome 13, UMN_Dpol_1.0, whole genome shotgun sequence, the genomic segment ATCACTGGGTCTGAGGTCTGCAATGAACACATGCATAGTATTCACCAGGAAGTTTGTGAAAAGGCTAATAAGTTCTACAAAAGCCATAAATATTAATTCAAccagaacgttttttttttgttaaaaattgaGAAAGAAAAATTAGATACATGTCTTACTATAACTGTTTTTAAGTATAATGATGTTGATCATATATTAAGACAGATCATGATAAATCAATATTTTGGGGAAACGGTTTTAACGAGTGTTCTATATTATTgtcattttcaaattaaaaatttcaCAATTCTTGCACACACACAAATGTGCAAGCAGGCAGCTCAAAGTTTAAACTTGCACTATTACTTTCCTAGTCCCTGGTGTTGGATaagtgtttttctttaattagatGGAATGACACACTTAACATTTCACATTGTCTAATATGCTTTCACCCACTACCATAGCAATCTTTCTGAAAAGTGGTTGTCTTGTTACATAACCAATCTGACTTTGAGTAAGGTTCAGAATGTTCAAAATATAAGTCACATTGCTATCAATGTTCAATCATCTTGTTTCAAATTGTGttatatgatttttaaaatatctCTTACAGAGAAGCTCTGCACAAGTCATCTATAAATTTTACTCGTTATGATTTCAATAATCAATAATTAATGTAAATGGAACATATGAAATTATGTGAAACACAATCTTGGTAATCAACTATTATATGTCCTTAACAGTTGATATGCACTGGAAAATACAAGTATTAAATAGTTGATATTCAGTTGTATTAATTTAAATACGAGTTGTGCACTGGAAAACCCAGGCTAAATGAAtgagcgttaagtatcgtcccatattGAAGACTGAACAAGGACGCTATTTTCTGcgacctaaactggatttttgttaaagtCATTTATAATAAACACATTTCCATAACAGCAGAAAGCATCATCCCTAATTAACCTGTGCAGATGGCACAGGCtgatttgggatgacacttttacatgcatgcattaagccctgttttcctagagagTGGCTCATATCTTTTAAGTATCTGTGTGTTCAGTAACAGCCTGCCTTAGAACAGCAATACCTTAATATGCTACTGACTTGTAATCATAACAGTACCTTGGCTCCAAAAGGCTGATGTGAAATTTTCAGAgtatctgaaaataaaataaaaacttcatgTGCCAGTTCTTTATGAACAGTTAAGTGCCCTCTTGCGCCAAGTCCaatctgttattttaaaataCCAAATAATCACATTaaagaaaaagggaatattttactAAAGAATGagtgaaacaagggacaaaattgtaaaaaaaccaggttttcaatttgaaaaaaaagtctgataaagggagacaactaaaactgaacagattgtttataattaaccccctttgattcaaaaaaaatatatttttagtcgtggcgaccttgaccttggagatattgactgTATTCTTTCATGTgatacaccgtccaatgatggtaaacaaatgtgccaaatgattttaaaatgtcacaatgaatgacatagttatggaccggacaagctcatttatggccaattttgacctttgaactcaaagtgtgaccttgtacttagagatatcgacgtaattcttttgcgcgacacaccgtctaatgatggtgaacaaatgtgccaaatgattttaaaatatcacaatgaacgacaaagttattgcccggacaagcttgttccgcccgcctgccagccagcccgcccgcccgccgacattcaacaatctaataaccagtttttcttcggaaaacctggttaaaaacagcTAATAACGCCATTTATTTATTCTTATAGGGGACATATGGTTATAGCAAATAGTATACAAATTAGTTTTTTATGATAATGTGCCCATTAAAATTATTTCtatttatacacatgtatgtatatgtagtCCATTTCAATGCAAACACATGGAAACCAAAATGTTTGTCCACTACTTAAATAAGACAATAACTCCTCTCCTAAAAATTAATTGTGGTTTCATTTTACATAGCTTTCATGAAccttttaaaatttataaaattggaagttttgacagtattttgtgaaagaagtCCTTTGCTTTTTAGATTTGATATGAACTTTAAATGCAATGTTTTGTTTAGAGCTTTAATTTGTTGATAAGGTGTCTATGTGCCAAATTTAGAGGTATACATTTAGATGATTAACTGTTTTTATTATCACTTCATCGCTGCAATTACCGGTACAGACGTTGTGCAACAAAAATAAATCATGGCTAAACATCTCCCAAACATCGATCTGGAAACCCTGATAATAATGTGGACATTTATAAATACTCACCAAACTTGTTGTTCTTAAACGGGGGAGGAAGTCCTGGCCTTGTTTtcaaatcttaaataaaaatgaataagaaAACATagcatattgttttcttttatttaacacatcgatattacatttttttgttaatttataagAATAGTCTCTGTGTATAAGTATGTAGGAGACACTTTTGGAGACTTATATGACAATGTTAGGCCTTATCATTTTAAGCTTTTCTTTAATGTGATTGCATTGAGTCTGTGAGAACAAACTTTGATTGGGGAATTAAAATTCCTTGctacaaaataaaaatttgtgaTTGAAACACTATAACTTTAAATTTACTGATACTGTTTGCAAGATATTTTGGACATAGTGGTCTTAGACCTATAAAACTCCAATAACAATAATTACTACATTAATTCAAATGGAGTTATTacgttgtcaaatatttataataaagtgCTTTTTAATCATtgcaatacaaacatatttttaatttgaatttaaacaaattttatacattcttttaaatcAAACACCTTGTGTCAGATGGTATGCATACACAGTTCAAAGGTTACTGCAAAATCAACAGTAATGGAAATAATTGGTCAAATacagatattttttttacaacaaatcATTACAACCAGCAGTGACAAAGCAACAATTTCAAACAATTATGCAAGATTGTGAAGAAAATCAGCAAAATATTATGAATTCTTTTCAATATTTACCAATTAGCAAAAAGCCAATGAATTCAGCAACTGACTGGTCAAGCCTGATGTCTCGGTAGACCACGTGTTTTATGTTCCTGTGCTCAAAGGATCGTATCAGACGAACAGTGACCACCACAGTGTCTTCAGAACTCATTGCACAAACTGTAAATacaaaattaacaacataatATTACATCACAAGAGCTCTACTGAGACAGCCATCTAGACTATTCACCCACCTTGAAAGTATATCTTACTGTTTCTGTCATTTACCCAAAGTAATTCTTTATTCAAATCATTGAATAGACCCAATGAGCTGCAGAAACCATTCTTCTATTTTTAGAGACCATGAATCAGCTGGACCCAAATGCCATCCTAAACTAGGTATGCATGTATGTTacctacaaacaagagatgtgtttgtcagaaacacaatgccccctattgtgccactatgaagccatatatttgaccttttaccttgaaggatgaccttgacatttcaccactcaaaatgtgcagctccatgagataggcATGCATGCAAAagatggagttgctatcttcaatattgcaaaattggcctttgaccttgaaggatgaccttgacctttcaccactcaaaaatgtgcagcgccatgagatacacatgcattttaaatatctagttgctatcttcaatattgcaaaatttgacctttgaccttaaccttgaaggatgaccttgacctttcaccactcaaaatgtgcagctccatgagatacacatgcatgccaaatatcaagttgctatcttcaatatttaaaaagttatggccaatgttaaagtttttggacggatggaatatttgacatttgaccttgaaggatgaccttgatattcacctttcaccactcaaaatgctcagctccaggagatacacatgcatgccaaatatcaagttgctatcttcaatatttaaaaagttatggccaatgttaaagttttctgaaggacagaatatttgacatttgaccttgaaggatgaccttgaccttcacctttaaccacacaaaatgttcagctccaggagatacacatgcatgccaaatatatagttgctatctttaatagtgaaaaagttatggccaatgttaaagtttttggacggacagaatatttgacatttgaccttgaaagatgaccttgaccttcacctttcacaactcaaaatgttcagctccaggagatacacatgcatgccaaatatcaagttgctatcttcaatagtgaaaaagttatggccaatgttaaagttttcggacagacggacagatgccatatacatgtattagacatttgaccttgaaggatgaccttgacctacacCTTTTACTACTCataatgttcagctccatgagatgcacatgcatgccaaatatcaagttgctatgttaaatattgaacaagagatgtgttcgtcagaaacacaatgccccctattgcgccgctttgaaatttttatattattttttttacctttgaccttgaaggatgaccttgaccttgaacttccaccactcaaaatgtgcagcttcatgtgaacgccgctttgaaaaaaattaaaataaaattgacctttgaccttgaaggatgacctagacgatgaacttccaccactcacaatgtgcagcttcatgagaacgctgctttgatttttaatttttttttacctttgaccttgaaggatgaccttgaccttgaacttccgccactcaaaatgcgcagcttcatgagatacacatgcatggcaaatatcaagttgctatcttcaatattgaaaaagttatggccaatgttaaagttttcggacggacagacgccatatatttgacatttgaccttgaaggatgaccttgaccttcacctttcaccactcaaaatgttcagctccaggagatacacatgctagccaaatatcaagttgctatcttcaatagtgaaaaagttatggccaatgttaaagttttaagacggacggacagaccccatatattagacatttgaccttgaaggatgaccttgaccttcacctgtcaccactcaaaatatgcagctccgtgagatgcacatgcatgccaaatatcaagttgctatcttcaatattgaaaaagttatggccaatgttaaaagttttcagacggaGAGACAccacatatttgacatttgaccttgaaggatgaccttgaccttcacctttcaccactcaaaatgtgcagctccattagatacacatgcatgtcaaatatcaagtttttatcttcaataatgcaaaagttatggccaatgtttaaggttttttcccggacggacggacagacagactgacatacacacatactgacatacacacatactgacatactgactgatggacagttcaactgctatatgccaaccaACCGGGGGCATTTCCTTAGCAAGAATGTAACTTTTTTCAaggttactgtacagattttttatttggattatttatatatcaaatgaatgatttgtcagtttttttttaatgataaaattatcatttctttactgtactaatttgtgaatggtagggtttaTTACATACCTCTGGACTTATTTCTATaggtacatgatgaactctggctatgatctctttgataaaccacaggccttggttgtcagtgatgtctgacttggtcattttgactgtctacagatccccctggttggattggacaaaatccaagggaagtaataagctttaaagggagatgatttctatacctgctaaatgataaatagaaattttatttcaaagcggtgcagtagggggcattgtgtttctgacgaacacatctcttgttctattTTTAATTACAGTGATCTCTCTGGCCCCAAACACAATTGTCTGTATGTACCAGTAAGCTACCTACATGTGTACACAAAATTACTGAAATATGCATCCAGTCAAAGTAAGGTCATCAAtccaaaaaatactatttttgtatttttagcaACTGTTATCTTAACCACACTGGCCCAAAATCCAATCCCTTGGTAGATGCCCAAGTAAGCTTATACCAACACACATCTCCATCAAATGGAAGTTGTTTAGTGCaaactttttaaaaacaaaaaaacttatcttgcaggtcagagttatggagACCTCACATGATTATAGACACAGGATcataacacaggtggttagcgtgtggctatgatattaattagttaaaacatcattttgaataaaa encodes:
- the LOC127855039 gene encoding UPF0538 protein C2orf76 homolog; this translates as MSSEDTVVVTVRLIRSFEHRNIKHVVYRDIRLDQSVAEFIGFLLIDLKTRPGLPPPFKNNKFDTLKISHQPFGAKTSDPVINTDNDEGLMLQPDKTLRESHIVNETELSFFNMEEYRAYQKNPHLVW